A single region of the Gemmatimonadaceae bacterium genome encodes:
- a CDS encoding type II toxin-antitoxin system RelE/ParE family toxin, translating to MIKSFADKRTQDLYATGAAKRFPPDVARRAARKLEYVDLATSLDDLKVPPGNRLHALRGDRQGQHAIAVNDQWRICFRFVDGDAYDVEVCDYH from the coding sequence GTGATCAAGTCGTTCGCCGACAAGCGCACGCAGGACCTCTATGCCACAGGTGCGGCGAAGCGCTTCCCGCCCGACGTGGCACGCCGGGCGGCGCGAAAGCTGGAGTACGTGGACCTGGCGACGTCGCTGGACGACCTGAAAGTGCCCCCTGGCAACCGCCTCCACGCGCTACGCGGCGATCGGCAGGGCCAGCATGCGATCGCCGTGAACGATCAGTGGCGCATCTGTTTCCGCTTCGTCGACGGCGATGCCTACGACGTCGAGGTCTGCGACTACCACTAG
- a CDS encoding BrnA antitoxin family protein, whose product MTSWIACWLSSGPPALGRSDSFRRAGQQLESAASTPRTLMRKEYDFSKARRGPVLPVATGKTRITIRLDDDILDWYRAQVDAAGGGNYQTLINQTLRQAMTEAREPLEAVVRRVIRDELGSRPAARPRRKRAGAA is encoded by the coding sequence GTGACCTCCTGGATCGCGTGCTGGTTGTCGTCTGGACCACCAGCCCTGGGGCGATCCGACTCATTTCGGCGCGCCGGGCAACAGCTCGAGAGCGCCGCCAGTACGCCGAGGACGCTGATGCGTAAAGAGTATGACTTCTCCAAGGCCCGCCGTGGCCCGGTGCTGCCCGTCGCCACGGGTAAGACGCGGATCACGATCCGGCTCGATGACGACATCCTCGACTGGTATCGCGCCCAGGTCGACGCGGCTGGCGGGGGCAACTATCAGACGCTCATCAACCAGACCCTGCGCCAGGCCATGACGGAAGCGCGCGAACCGCTCGAGGCGGTGGTCCGGCGCGTGATTCGCGATGAACTCGGCAGTCGCCCCGCAGCCAGGCCGCGGCGCAAACGCGCCGGCGCTGCATAA
- a CDS encoding BrnT family toxin yields the protein MDFEWDPAKAATNRAKHGVELADAAGVFEDAYALTLPDP from the coding sequence ATGGACTTCGAGTGGGACCCGGCCAAGGCCGCCACGAATCGCGCCAAGCACGGTGTCGAGTTGGCCGATGCCGCCGGCGTCTTCGAGGACGCGTATGCGCTCACGCTCCCGGACCCGTAG
- a CDS encoding plasmid pRiA4b ORF-3 family protein produces MPKRARAKSPPRILELRIALQDIAPEIWRQVLVPDAFTLDEVHRVIQECFGWLDYHLYSFLLDGVEYEAPHEDAEGRDATRTSLASLALQPDSRLEYTYDFGDNWVHDIRLVATHAPHPDVPYPWCVDGARAGPPEDAGGSPGYTDLLRSLADPTDSEFLASRTWVGAHFHPDTFDLRATNRILMLAFPARAR; encoded by the coding sequence GTGCCGAAGCGCGCGCGCGCCAAGTCGCCGCCTCGAATCCTCGAGCTCCGCATTGCGCTGCAAGACATCGCACCCGAGATCTGGCGACAGGTGCTGGTGCCCGACGCGTTCACGCTCGACGAGGTCCATCGGGTGATTCAGGAATGCTTCGGCTGGCTGGACTACCACCTCTACTCGTTTCTGCTCGATGGCGTCGAGTATGAAGCGCCCCACGAAGACGCCGAGGGGCGCGACGCGACGCGCACGTCGCTCGCGAGTCTCGCACTGCAGCCGGACTCGCGGCTCGAGTACACCTACGACTTCGGCGACAACTGGGTGCACGACATTCGTCTCGTGGCGACGCATGCGCCGCACCCCGACGTCCCCTATCCGTGGTGCGTCGATGGCGCACGCGCGGGCCCACCCGAGGACGCCGGTGGATCACCGGGTTACACAGACCTGCTGCGGAGTCTCGCCGACCCGACGGATTCGGAGTTCCTCGCGAGTCGGACCTGGGTTGGCGCGCACTTTCACCCCGACACCTTCGATCTGCGCGCGACGAATCGCATTCTGATGCTCGCCTTTCCCGCTCGCGCACGGTAA
- a CDS encoding DUF3825 domain-containing protein: MSSTLPTPAGAADLFDFAWIPARGVDVPPSKGFESRLRELSERAQPETWSFDSNQPFSILGNYLRYTFKRLVQQEKIEESSDAQGIRIAAFNTGLFTPNYEPIYAFFEANRDPNRQPWVLKDFVTESDKRMSFFIRRPPVARYFENPAELIYDPDRELIPNLDHIIDDNVDRYPPDLRENAHKRRGMLQSQVVEAGKRAQMNYKVAIPQFYFGRDGAELGRIQLLLPLCFETPARADLALVVEREARAYRAFTVLPLDLAYKNARLIAKPESEWLPKVA, translated from the coding sequence ATGAGCTCCACCCTTCCTACCCCTGCGGGGGCCGCGGACCTCTTTGACTTCGCCTGGATCCCAGCACGCGGAGTAGATGTTCCGCCAAGCAAGGGCTTCGAGTCGCGACTTCGTGAGCTTTCCGAACGCGCCCAGCCTGAGACCTGGTCCTTCGATTCGAACCAGCCGTTCTCGATTCTCGGCAACTACCTACGCTACACCTTCAAGCGGTTGGTGCAGCAGGAGAAGATCGAGGAGTCTTCCGACGCTCAGGGCATCCGGATCGCCGCCTTCAACACCGGCCTGTTCACTCCGAACTACGAGCCGATCTACGCGTTCTTCGAGGCAAATCGCGACCCCAATCGACAGCCTTGGGTGTTGAAGGACTTCGTTACCGAGAGCGACAAACGAATGAGTTTCTTCATTCGTCGGCCGCCAGTTGCACGGTACTTCGAGAATCCGGCGGAGCTCATCTACGACCCAGACCGTGAGCTCATCCCGAACCTCGACCACATAATCGACGACAACGTCGATCGATATCCACCTGACCTGAGGGAGAACGCGCACAAGCGCCGGGGGATGCTGCAGAGTCAGGTCGTTGAGGCGGGCAAGCGCGCGCAGATGAACTATAAGGTCGCGATTCCTCAGTTCTACTTCGGACGCGATGGCGCAGAACTCGGTCGCATTCAACTTCTGCTGCCGCTCTGCTTCGAGACGCCTGCACGAGCAGACTTGGCACTCGTCGTGGAGCGAGAAGCTCGGGCCTATCGTGCCTTCACGGTATTGCCCCTCGATCTTGCGTACAAGAACGCTCGGCTCATCGCGAAACCAGAAAGCGAGTGGCTGCCGAAGGTGGCCTAG
- a CDS encoding helix-turn-helix domain-containing protein: MKRAAFEELLTSVRQAGQIRRGRAKPRRVTVFRPADVKAVRAQLGASQAEFALMIGVSVATLRNWEQGRRTPDGPALALLKVAARNPQAVAEALHAPPKRGAA; the protein is encoded by the coding sequence ATGAAGCGTGCCGCCTTCGAGGAGTTGCTCACCAGCGTCCGTCAAGCCGGCCAGATTCGCCGCGGCCGGGCGAAGCCACGGCGGGTCACCGTCTTTCGCCCCGCCGACGTCAAGGCGGTCCGGGCGCAGCTCGGAGCCTCCCAAGCGGAGTTCGCGCTGATGATCGGCGTGAGCGTCGCGACGCTCCGCAACTGGGAGCAGGGCCGCCGGACGCCGGATGGTCCCGCTCTCGCCCTGTTGAAGGTTGCCGCGCGCAATCCGCAGGCGGTCGCGGAGGCGCTCCACGCGCCGCCGAAGCGGGGCGCCGCATAA
- a CDS encoding type II toxin-antitoxin system RelE/ParE family toxin produces the protein MRFVETPVFTSLLRAALSDPEYRALQLALVLRPEQGPVIVGSGGLRKLRWGTSGRGKRGGLRIIYYWDEPSETFYMLYLYAKNAQGDLTPAQVKLLRRVVEEKFR, from the coding sequence ATGCGCTTCGTCGAGACGCCCGTCTTCACCTCACTCCTGCGGGCGGCGCTCTCCGACCCCGAGTACCGCGCGCTTCAACTTGCCCTCGTGCTCCGACCCGAGCAGGGCCCGGTGATCGTCGGTTCGGGTGGACTCCGGAAGCTGCGCTGGGGCACCAGCGGGCGTGGGAAGCGCGGCGGGCTGCGCATCATCTACTACTGGGACGAGCCCAGTGAGACGTTCTACATGCTCTACCTGTACGCGAAGAACGCCCAGGGCGATCTGACGCCCGCCCAGGTCAAGCTCCTGCGGCGCGTCGTCGAGGAGAAATTCAGATGA